In a single window of the Nodularia spumigena CCY9414 genome:
- a CDS encoding S1 family peptidase, with the protein MSWRMGMLAVVAMAVSVSATVQGEVLPLGSKVEVPSAQKPPFSGVNSCFGQEKVEQQARLITVKVLSSPISNRDRLLGSGILVNRQHSTEESTYRVITNNHVLQAGEAPYFIETPDGKIHTATSVVAKTQLQGNDLALLQFDAGNLDYDVAQLGKKTSVGDSVIAGGFPLNNSARKSSDGAEFVIKRGQIEWVLDKALEGGYRIGYTNDVEKGMSGGPVLNCAGGLVGMNGLHAHPNWGDPYIFQDGSYPTNAERAKMSEYSWAIPMETAIQLFHFEKLTQNPINPHK; encoded by the coding sequence ATGAGTTGGCGCATGGGAATGCTTGCTGTTGTTGCTATGGCTGTCTCTGTTTCTGCAACAGTGCAGGGTGAGGTTTTGCCTTTGGGAAGCAAAGTCGAAGTGCCGTCAGCTCAAAAACCGCCTTTTTCGGGAGTTAATTCCTGCTTTGGGCAAGAAAAAGTTGAACAACAAGCTCGTTTAATCACAGTTAAGGTTCTGAGTAGTCCCATCAGTAATCGCGATCGCCTATTGGGTTCTGGTATTCTGGTTAACAGACAACATTCAACAGAAGAATCAACCTATCGCGTCATCACCAATAACCATGTTTTACAAGCGGGTGAAGCTCCCTATTTTATAGAAACTCCAGACGGGAAAATTCACACCGCCACCTCAGTTGTAGCCAAAACACAACTCCAGGGAAATGACTTAGCCTTATTGCAGTTTGACGCTGGTAACTTAGACTACGACGTTGCTCAACTAGGGAAAAAAACCTCAGTGGGAGATTCGGTGATAGCTGGCGGTTTTCCCCTGAACAATAGTGCCAGAAAATCTTCAGATGGCGCGGAGTTTGTGATTAAACGAGGTCAAATTGAATGGGTGCTGGATAAAGCCCTAGAAGGAGGATACAGAATTGGCTACACCAATGATGTAGAAAAAGGCATGAGTGGCGGTCCTGTATTGAATTGTGCCGGGGGATTAGTGGGGATGAATGGACTCCATGCTCACCCAAATTGGGGCGACCCTTATATTTTTCAAGATGGTTCCTACCCCACCAACGCAGAGCGAGCAAAGATGAGTGAATACAGTTGGGCGATTCCTATGGAAACGGCGATTCAACTATTCCACTTTGAAAAACTCACCCAAAACCCCATAAATCCTCACAAATAA
- a CDS encoding COP23 domain-containing protein, giving the protein MKNNPAAPLTALALAFSATLLGSQPSPAQSRQFFCGLSNDYPTTMVRNPRGIVPLIAWTDNSWINDTLTPRRRCQEVANRFQDFHDKGQLRVLKAGRVNDQPVICGLGSNQESCNSSNVLLTVSKDRNPDQVLDQLLNTRITVSGQPVFLSGNQEGRIKPQNGADGFASVNFEAFLNDSSDPPGEQAW; this is encoded by the coding sequence ATGAAAAATAACCCGGCAGCGCCTTTGACTGCCCTTGCTTTAGCCTTCAGTGCCACGCTGCTGGGCAGTCAACCCAGCCCAGCCCAAAGTCGGCAGTTTTTCTGTGGTTTGAGTAATGACTATCCCACAACGATGGTGCGTAACCCCAGAGGTATTGTTCCCTTAATTGCTTGGACAGATAATAGCTGGATTAATGATACATTGACACCCCGGAGACGTTGCCAAGAAGTGGCTAATCGCTTCCAAGACTTCCATGATAAAGGTCAACTGAGAGTCCTCAAAGCTGGAAGAGTCAATGATCAACCTGTTATCTGCGGGTTGGGGAGTAATCAGGAGTCTTGTAACAGTAGCAACGTTCTACTTACCGTGTCAAAGGATCGGAACCCTGACCAAGTTCTAGACCAACTGTTGAATACCCGAATTACGGTATCGGGTCAACCTGTTTTCCTTAGCGGCAATCAAGAAGGACGCATTAAACCTCAAAACGGTGCTGATGGCTTTGCCAGCGTGAATTTTGAGGCATTTCTGAATGATAGCAGTGACCCACCTGGTGAGCAAGCCTGGTAA
- a CDS encoding serine/threonine-protein kinase, with protein sequence MKIHCTRPNCPEPENHFPESLNPRITPEIPLYCQACGMPLILKKEKRRYQPLEALAQGGFGATFKAIDLDSISQRHCVVKRLDIKDNDPKIVKGIEEAFEREAIVLESLGDNSGNIPTLYNHFCLTAPASHSYPEKELNYLVQQYIEGEDLSEELKKKGRFSQAEILDVLKQILPVLQLIHDDKNQVIHRDIKPSNIVRERDTQKLVLIDFGAVKQVITGETSPVKSIVFGTPAYAPPEQRAKHQVYPSSDLYALAASCVELLTGQSPNKFHDTINNQWYWRKQYPQIVDENLANILDRMLLPDHRKRFQSAREVITALNEGETGITSNNQSTNSNSGGDVTTIIPSKHKALKFVLGTALFLIIIGVSIKLYPRIFQPMISFSTSLSFKDTTSGMEIQYPENWQLQEQQASPLTGWTIARIVPKDIIPSPLSPEFLINIEDLSQSETLKDYTNLAIQQIQASAKDVKILKSQSIKLHQREGYQVVYMGQDSIYNVKFKAMQVWIIDHQKAYVLTYRAEEKLYDQFLTPVEQTMIKSFIPPVELW encoded by the coding sequence ATGAAAATACATTGTACCAGACCGAACTGCCCTGAGCCGGAAAACCATTTCCCAGAGTCCCTAAATCCTCGCATAACCCCAGAAATACCACTGTATTGTCAAGCCTGTGGGATGCCCTTAATCTTAAAAAAAGAGAAAAGACGTTATCAACCTCTCGAAGCTTTGGCACAGGGAGGATTTGGAGCTACTTTTAAAGCCATTGACTTAGATTCAATTAGTCAACGCCACTGTGTTGTCAAGCGATTAGACATTAAAGATAATGATCCTAAGATTGTTAAAGGAATCGAAGAAGCCTTTGAACGGGAAGCTATAGTTCTAGAGTCTTTAGGCGATAACAGTGGTAATATTCCTACGTTATATAATCATTTTTGCTTAACTGCACCTGCTAGCCACTCATATCCTGAAAAAGAGTTGAATTATTTAGTTCAACAATATATTGAAGGTGAAGATTTAAGTGAAGAACTCAAGAAAAAAGGCCGCTTCTCGCAAGCAGAAATTTTGGATGTATTAAAGCAAATTTTGCCCGTTTTACAACTCATTCATGATGATAAGAACCAGGTGATTCATCGGGACATTAAACCTAGTAATATTGTTCGAGAGCGAGATACGCAAAAGCTTGTTTTAATTGATTTTGGAGCAGTTAAGCAAGTAATTACAGGAGAGACTTCTCCTGTAAAATCTATAGTGTTTGGGACTCCAGCATATGCTCCCCCAGAACAACGCGCCAAACATCAAGTTTATCCATCCAGTGATTTATATGCACTCGCTGCTTCTTGCGTTGAATTGCTAACAGGTCAATCTCCGAATAAGTTCCACGATACTATTAATAATCAATGGTATTGGAGAAAACAATATCCTCAGATTGTTGATGAGAATTTAGCTAACATTTTAGATCGAATGCTGCTCCCTGATCATAGGAAGCGATTTCAGTCAGCCCGCGAGGTGATAACGGCTCTGAATGAAGGTGAAACTGGAATAACATCTAATAATCAAAGCACTAACAGTAATAGCGGTGGTGATGTTACAACAATTATTCCTTCAAAACATAAAGCTTTAAAATTTGTACTGGGAACAGCATTATTTCTGATAATTATTGGTGTTTCAATAAAGCTTTATCCCCGGATCTTCCAACCAATGATTTCATTCAGTACCAGTTTATCTTTTAAAGATACAACATCTGGAATGGAAATACAATATCCAGAAAATTGGCAGCTTCAAGAACAACAAGCTAGTCCACTAACAGGATGGACTATTGCCCGAATTGTCCCTAAAGATATCATCCCATCTCCCTTGTCTCCAGAATTCCTCATCAATATAGAAGATTTATCGCAATCGGAGACTTTAAAAGATTATACGAACTTGGCTATCCAACAAATTCAAGCATCAGCTAAAGATGTTAAAATCCTCAAATCTCAATCGATAAAACTCCATCAGCGCGAGGGATATCAAGTCGTTTATATGGGGCAAGATAGCATCTATAACGTTAAATTTAAAGCAATGCAAGTTTGGATTATTGATCATCAAAAAGCTTATGTTCTGACTTATCGAGCCGAAGAAAAACTCTATGATCAATTTCTCACCCCTGTAGAACAAACGATGATTAAATCCTTTATACCTCCTGTTGAATTATGGTAG
- a CDS encoding bifunctional serine/threonine-protein kinase/ABC transporter substrate-binding protein gives MPLSCQACGMPLILKGRRGRYQPLETLAQGGFGATFKAIDLDSISQRLCVLKRLDINKYYDPKVVEGIKRAFEREAKVLESLGDNSGNIPTLYDSFCLTAPASHSYPEKELNYLVQQYIEGEDLSEELKKKGRFSQQEILDVLKQILPVLQFIHEHKEQVIHRDIKPSNIVRERDTQKLVLIDFGAVKQVVRGETYPEKSIVFGTPAYAPPEQRAEKKVYPSSDLYALAASCVQLLTGQAPHKFQDTINNQWYWRKQYPQIVDENLANILDRMLRPHPGERFQSASEVRSEIDRIEELDPPIDPPIDPPIDPPIDPPTAPPTAPQGETEPINKKFPLYKLLLLVGITALLGLAGWVSYLIINNFLPPPIDKITTDKLISIGDNLNLEGSPQLSGRYAQLKSQGIQAFADGSYDIARNRFTQIRTEAEANQQKFTQNRQSVEYKEAISALHDPLVLIYKNNAEVRLRHQAGQPIYTIAAVVPLTNSEGQAFNIGREMLFGIAQAQDKAVGPELPNVNLEVVIANDRNNREEAKAVAQAITKLRLNGRSILAVVGHYLSDSTCEAMKHSYNNASLVVVSPLSTKADIRKDCGESSLFFRTVASTGIEAKTLVNQLVQSGLGNPSSTVAIFYRPADPYSKDLFQAFKLALGRKSIQIVQNFDLDVPEFDAEQALKQVPDVNALIVIPDGRNGNSNAFDRALEIIRANAGNKIVLGSNPLYNYKIISPSGGLQNLKTLFLATDWHRQCAPESFVAETEQKYWFGSVNRTTASSYEAIQVLLPTLTGEVTSPQIREKLDGLAASGNAPRSGVFADGKTISFDENGDRQELTERILITVAQDLNNPFVVVGDCP, from the coding sequence ATGCCACTGTCTTGTCAAGCCTGTGGGATGCCGTTAATCTTAAAAGGAAGAAGAGGACGTTATCAACCTCTCGAAACTTTGGCACAGGGAGGATTTGGAGCTACTTTTAAAGCCATTGATTTAGATTCAATTAGTCAACGCCTCTGTGTTCTCAAGCGATTAGACATTAATAAATATTATGATCCTAAAGTTGTTGAAGGAATCAAAAGAGCCTTTGAACGGGAAGCTAAAGTTCTAGAGTCTTTAGGCGATAACAGTGGTAATATTCCTACGTTATATGATTCTTTTTGCTTAACTGCACCTGCTAGCCACTCATATCCTGAAAAAGAGTTGAATTATTTAGTTCAACAATATATTGAAGGTGAAGATTTAAGTGAAGAACTCAAGAAAAAAGGCAGATTCTCACAACAAGAGATTTTGGATGTATTAAAGCAAATCTTGCCCGTTTTACAATTCATTCATGAGCATAAGGAACAGGTTATTCATCGGGACATTAAACCTAGTAATATTGTTCGAGAGCGAGATACGCAAAAGCTTGTTTTAATTGATTTTGGAGCAGTTAAGCAAGTGGTTAGAGGAGAGACTTATCCAGAAAAATCTATAGTGTTTGGGACTCCAGCATATGCTCCCCCAGAACAACGCGCCGAAAAAAAAGTTTATCCATCCAGTGATTTATATGCACTCGCTGCTTCTTGCGTTCAATTGCTAACAGGTCAAGCTCCGCATAAGTTCCAAGATACTATTAATAATCAATGGTATTGGAGAAAACAATATCCTCAGATTGTTGATGAGAATTTAGCTAACATTTTAGATCGAATGCTGCGCCCTCATCCTGGGGAGCGATTTCAGTCAGCCAGCGAGGTCAGATCAGAAATTGATCGCATAGAGGAGCTTGATCCTCCAATTGATCCTCCAATTGATCCTCCAATTGATCCTCCAATTGATCCTCCAACTGCTCCTCCAACTGCTCCTCAAGGAGAAACAGAACCAATTAATAAAAAATTTCCATTATATAAATTATTATTATTGGTTGGGATAACTGCCTTATTAGGATTAGCAGGATGGGTGAGTTACCTCATTATAAACAACTTTTTACCACCACCAATAGACAAGATTACTACAGATAAACTCATCAGCATTGGAGATAACCTCAACCTTGAGGGCAGCCCCCAACTCAGTGGGAGATACGCCCAACTTAAGAGCCAGGGCATTCAAGCATTTGCCGACGGCAGCTATGATATCGCCCGAAACCGCTTTACCCAAATTCGCACCGAGGCCGAAGCCAACCAGCAGAAATTTACCCAGAATCGCCAGAGTGTCGAGTATAAAGAGGCCATCAGCGCCCTACATGACCCATTGGTGTTGATCTACAAAAATAATGCCGAAGTCAGACTGCGACACCAGGCCGGGCAACCCATCTACACCATCGCCGCCGTCGTTCCCCTGACGAATTCCGAGGGACAAGCATTTAATATCGGTCGTGAAATGCTCTTCGGCATTGCCCAGGCTCAAGACAAAGCTGTAGGACCAGAACTGCCCAACGTTAATTTAGAAGTTGTCATTGCCAATGATCGCAATAATCGTGAAGAAGCTAAAGCCGTTGCACAAGCCATCACCAAACTGAGGTTGAATGGGCGGAGCATTTTGGCTGTGGTTGGACACTATCTCAGCGATAGCACCTGCGAAGCTATGAAACATTCTTATAACAACGCATCCCTAGTGGTCGTTTCCCCCCTCAGTACCAAGGCAGATATCCGTAAAGATTGCGGAGAATCCAGTTTATTCTTTAGAACCGTTGCATCGACCGGCATCGAGGCCAAGACGTTGGTCAATCAACTGGTGCAGTCCGGGTTGGGCAACCCTAGCTCAACTGTGGCAATTTTTTACCGCCCAGCGGACCCGTACAGTAAGGACTTGTTCCAGGCGTTTAAGCTGGCTTTGGGTCGAAAAAGCATCCAAATTGTTCAAAACTTTGATTTGGATGTCCCTGAGTTTGATGCGGAACAAGCTCTCAAACAAGTTCCAGATGTCAACGCCTTAATCGTGATTCCTGACGGCAGAAATGGCAATAGCAACGCATTTGATCGAGCGCTAGAGATCATTAGAGCCAATGCTGGCAATAAAATAGTGTTGGGTTCCAATCCCCTCTACAACTACAAAATTATTAGTCCCTCTGGCGGTTTGCAGAATCTCAAAACTCTCTTTCTGGCGACTGACTGGCACAGACAATGTGCGCCAGAAAGCTTTGTCGCCGAGACCGAGCAGAAATACTGGTTTGGCAGCGTCAATCGCACCACTGCCTCATCCTATGAAGCCATTCAAGTGTTGCTGCCAACCCTTACCGGAGAAGTCACCTCACCACAAATTCGCGAGAAGCTGGATGGGTTAGCCGCCAGTGGCAATGCCCCCCGCAGTGGGGTCTTTGCCGACGGTAAGACCATTAGCTTCGACGAGAATGGAGATCGTCAAGAACTCACCGAACGCATTCTCATCACCGTTGCCCAAGACCTAAATAACCCCTTTGTCGTGGTTGGTGATTGCCCGTAG
- a CDS encoding aromatic ring-hydroxylating oxygenase subunit alpha has translation MSSVSKTVQNRDVRELGINPNHWYVVARSSEVTNKPINVVIWQQAMAQAPAAGIALYRDSTGKIHALEDRCPHRQVKLSHGQVIGNELECAYHGWRFNSAGECAAVPYLAENQKLPTCEIRHYPVKEQDGFIWLFPGKAEPSVEPLGLPEWEHLNYIATVSVIHTQAHYSYLIENLMDMYHGHLHQDLQAWAEASLQDIDENNYRVDAHYIAQSYYKIDKIWSISQLFFPALRKLHPEPLDVSYVYPHWVSTLGKDFKIYCLLCPISETETKAYLIHFTSLNSFWRLHKLPVWFRRFIKDSLFGAAQKLLDGLVIQDVKMIEEEQQAYLQNPQRRNYELNRALVSVQRLMRNQNIED, from the coding sequence ATGTCTTCTGTTTCCAAAACTGTGCAAAATCGTGATGTCCGTGAGTTGGGTATTAACCCCAATCACTGGTATGTGGTTGCACGTAGTAGTGAAGTCACCAATAAGCCGATAAATGTGGTAATTTGGCAGCAAGCGATGGCGCAAGCGCCCGCCGCAGGCATCGCACTTTATCGAGACAGTACAGGTAAAATTCACGCCCTAGAAGACCGTTGCCCCCATCGCCAAGTTAAACTGAGTCACGGACAGGTAATTGGCAATGAATTAGAATGTGCATATCACGGTTGGCGTTTCAATTCCGCCGGTGAATGTGCGGCTGTTCCCTACTTAGCAGAAAATCAGAAATTACCCACTTGTGAGATTCGCCATTACCCAGTTAAAGAACAAGATGGTTTTATTTGGTTATTTCCTGGAAAAGCTGAACCATCTGTAGAACCTCTGGGTTTACCAGAATGGGAACATCTCAATTATATTGCCACAGTTTCAGTAATTCATACTCAAGCCCATTATTCTTATTTAATTGAGAATTTAATGGATATGTATCATGGACATTTACATCAAGATTTGCAAGCTTGGGCAGAAGCATCATTACAAGATATTGATGAAAATAATTATCGTGTAGATGCTCATTATATCGCCCAAAGTTATTACAAAATTGATAAAATTTGGTCAATATCGCAGTTATTTTTTCCCGCACTGAGAAAATTACATCCTGAACCCTTAGATGTGAGTTATGTTTATCCTCACTGGGTTTCCACCTTGGGAAAAGATTTTAAAATTTATTGTTTATTATGTCCAATAAGTGAAACCGAAACCAAAGCGTATTTAATTCATTTTACATCATTAAATTCTTTTTGGAGATTGCATAAATTGCCTGTATGGTTTCGGCGATTTATTAAAGATAGTTTATTTGGTGCAGCGCAAAAGTTACTTGATGGTTTGGTAATTCAAGATGTGAAGATGATTGAAGAAGAACAGCAAGCGTATTTGCAAAATCCCCAAAGGCGCAATTATGAATTAAATCGGGCGTTAGTGAGTGTACAACGTTTGATGCGGAATCAAAACATAGAAGACTGA
- a CDS encoding DNA-binding protein yields MKKVKMPTSDSYQDYLIESLQDPEEAGAYIEAILEAENPETELLTSALKDVIDAQLKMNHLSAQAKLKWEELNQMLLKSGGAEIYSLLGLLDALGFKLEVREKS; encoded by the coding sequence ATGAAGAAAGTGAAAATGCCAACCAGTGATAGCTATCAGGATTATCTAATTGAATCACTTCAAGACCCCGAAGAGGCGGGTGCTTATATCGAGGCCATATTAGAAGCTGAAAATCCTGAGACTGAACTGTTAACCTCAGCCTTAAAAGATGTCATTGATGCACAGTTGAAGATGAATCATCTTTCTGCACAAGCAAAACTAAAGTGGGAAGAATTAAATCAGATGCTGTTAAAGAGTGGTGGTGCTGAAATATACAGTTTGCTAGGATTATTAGATGCTTTGGGATTTAAACTAGAGGTAAGAGAAAAATCATGA
- a CDS encoding Uma2 family endonuclease has protein sequence MTQLKTKLTLEEFLALPESELAYEFVNGEAVPKYKNEQMSPKFFHGATTGALFILLSTWAQEKGRVVVEWGIKLTRNQENWLPVPDLTYISYNRLPADWLKDEACPVIPELVIEIISPGQTFGDMIEKATYYLQAGILLVWIVDTISQTITLFTASSLPLTFRGNQIISHEALPELKITPHTIFQRAGLIR, from the coding sequence ATGACTCAACTAAAAACCAAACTCACTCTCGAAGAATTTCTTGCACTTCCCGAAAGTGAACTTGCTTATGAGTTTGTTAACGGTGAAGCTGTACCGAAATATAAAAATGAGCAAATGTCTCCTAAATTTTTTCATGGCGCAACCACAGGAGCATTATTTATCCTATTATCCACATGGGCGCAAGAAAAAGGTCGCGTTGTAGTGGAATGGGGGATAAAATTAACAAGAAATCAAGAAAATTGGCTACCCGTCCCTGATTTAACATATATTTCCTATAACCGTCTTCCTGCTGACTGGCTTAAAGATGAAGCTTGTCCTGTTATCCCAGAATTAGTTATCGAAATTATTTCTCCTGGTCAAACTTTTGGAGACATGATTGAAAAAGCTACTTATTATCTTCAAGCTGGGATTTTGCTGGTTTGGATAGTAGATACAATATCTCAAACTATCACTCTGTTTACAGCTTCTTCTCTTCCTCTCACCTTTCGAGGTAATCAAATCATTAGCCATGAAGCATTACCAGAATTAAAAATTACTCCCCATACCATCTTCCAACGTGCTGGTTTAATACGTTAG
- a CDS encoding serine/threonine-protein kinase, with protein MSYCLNSHCPQPENAADAKFCLSCGSKLLLKDRYRAIKPIGQGGFGKTFLAVDEDKPSKPPCVIKQFYPQAQGTNTLQKAVELFTQEAVQLDDLGQHPQIPALLAYFTQDDRQYLVQEFINGQNLAQELAQNGAFSESQIWQLLQDLLPVLQFCHSRGVIHRDIKPENILRDSNAKLVLVDFGASKSATGTALNQTGTSIGTPEYVAPEQMRGRALFASDIYSLGATCVHLLTARSPFDSYNINNDTWIWQKFLQTPLSSGLNRILEKMLVSIPMRRYQTADEVLKDLNQSPVVATPATTAKPKSTPTSVSKSSSKPDLELEEVKTQILGTAKPQPNQPQPPKPISPPQPPKLISPPANNTSEDKDLEELKAKFMGNNKSPNQ; from the coding sequence ATGAGTTATTGCCTAAATTCCCATTGTCCCCAGCCAGAAAATGCTGCTGATGCCAAGTTTTGCTTGAGTTGTGGTTCCAAGTTACTGCTGAAAGACCGCTACCGCGCCATTAAACCTATCGGACAAGGTGGTTTTGGTAAAACATTTTTAGCGGTGGATGAGGATAAACCTTCTAAACCGCCCTGCGTAATTAAGCAATTTTACCCCCAAGCCCAAGGTACTAATACTTTGCAGAAGGCTGTGGAGTTATTTACTCAAGAAGCTGTGCAGTTAGATGATTTGGGACAACATCCCCAAATTCCCGCACTTCTGGCGTATTTTACCCAAGATGACAGACAGTATCTGGTACAGGAATTTATCAATGGGCAGAATTTAGCCCAGGAATTGGCACAAAATGGGGCTTTTAGTGAATCGCAGATATGGCAATTACTTCAAGATTTATTACCAGTTTTACAATTTTGCCATTCTAGAGGTGTGATTCACCGGGATATTAAGCCGGAAAATATTTTGCGAGACAGCAATGCTAAATTAGTCTTAGTGGATTTTGGTGCTTCTAAATCTGCCACTGGTACGGCTTTAAATCAAACAGGTACGAGTATTGGTACTCCGGAATATGTCGCCCCGGAACAAATGAGGGGTAGGGCGCTTTTTGCCAGTGATATCTACAGTTTAGGGGCTACTTGTGTTCATCTTTTAACTGCGCGATCGCCTTTTGATTCTTATAATATTAACAATGATACTTGGATTTGGCAGAAATTTCTCCAAACTCCCCTCAGTTCTGGGTTAAATCGCATCCTGGAAAAGATGCTGGTAAGTATCCCCATGCGGCGTTATCAAACAGCAGATGAAGTCCTCAAAGATTTAAATCAGTCGCCAGTAGTCGCTACTCCAGCAACCACAGCAAAACCAAAATCAACACCCACTTCTGTGAGTAAATCTTCTAGTAAACCTGATTTGGAACTGGAAGAAGTGAAAACTCAAATTTTGGGTACTGCTAAACCTCAACCAAATCAACCACAACCACCAAAACCCATTTCTCCACCACAACCACCAAAACTAATTTCTCCACCTGCTAATAACACCTCAGAAGATAAAGATTTAGAGGAGTTAAAAGCTAAATTTATGGGGAATAACAAATCACCAAATCAATAG
- the ligA gene encoding NAD-dependent DNA ligase LigA: MIQSQSEVKRVEELRQLLQQASYAYYVLDAPMMEDAVYDQLYRELQELEIKYPEFITPDSPTQRVGEKPATHFTSVRHNIPLYSLENAFNIDELQIWDQRWRRQTPKIEAVEYVSELKIDGSALALTYENGILVRGVTRGDGVVGEDITQNVRTIRSIPLRLNFAGAKSLEKIEVRGEVFLPLEVFKQINAERQKAGEHIFANPRNAAAGTLRQLDPRIVAQRRLDFFAYTLHISGMDDASIANTQWEALELLEKMGFPVNPNHKLCRSLTEVAQYYQSWDTKRLNLPYMTDGVVVKLNPFKLQEQLGFTQKFPRWAVALKYAAEEAPTRVENISVNVGRTGALTPLAQMRPVQLAGTTVSRATLHNSDRILQLDIRIGDTVIVRKAGEIIPEVVRVLTELRPDDTVPFIMPTHCPVCGQPVVRESGEAVTRCVNASCAAILRGEIEHWVSRDALDIKGMGEKLVHQLVDRHLVNSVADLYDLTTERLCALERMGQKSAQKLIDAIAQSKNQPWSRVLYGLGIRHVGSVNAQLLTQKYPTVEELATAKQSDIAGIYGIGAEIAQSVYQWFRIDANHVLIERLKAEGLQLAATEETTTAADVNQNLAGKTFVITGTLPSLSRDEAKALIQKAGGKVTNSVSKKTDYLLVGEDAGSKLEKAQALGITQLSEALLLEMLSN, encoded by the coding sequence ATGATACAAAGTCAGTCGGAAGTTAAGCGTGTAGAAGAATTGCGCCAGTTGTTGCAACAAGCTAGCTATGCTTATTATGTCTTAGATGCTCCCATGATGGAGGATGCTGTCTATGACCAGCTTTATCGCGAATTACAAGAGTTAGAAATTAAATATCCAGAATTCATTACACCTGATAGTCCGACTCAGCGCGTGGGTGAGAAACCAGCTACACATTTTACTTCGGTACGCCATAATATTCCTCTCTACAGTCTGGAAAATGCTTTTAATATTGATGAATTGCAAATATGGGATCAGCGTTGGCGGCGACAAACACCGAAAATAGAAGCGGTGGAATATGTCTCGGAACTCAAAATTGATGGTTCGGCTTTGGCTTTGACTTATGAAAATGGGATTTTGGTTCGAGGTGTAACTAGAGGTGATGGGGTAGTGGGTGAAGATATTACCCAAAATGTGCGGACAATTCGTTCTATTCCCTTGCGTTTGAATTTCGCCGGTGCTAAAAGTTTAGAAAAGATAGAAGTACGCGGTGAGGTGTTTTTACCTTTGGAAGTGTTTAAACAAATTAACGCGGAAAGACAAAAAGCCGGTGAACATATTTTTGCTAATCCCCGCAATGCCGCAGCTGGTACACTCAGACAATTAGACCCCCGCATTGTCGCCCAGCGACGCTTGGATTTCTTTGCTTACACACTGCACATTTCTGGTATGGATGATGCCAGTATTGCTAATACTCAATGGGAAGCTTTGGAATTATTGGAAAAAATGGGTTTTCCAGTTAACCCCAATCACAAACTCTGTCGTTCATTAACAGAAGTTGCCCAATATTATCAATCTTGGGATACAAAAAGACTCAATTTACCTTACATGACTGATGGGGTGGTTGTCAAGTTAAATCCTTTTAAGTTACAAGAACAGCTTGGTTTTACTCAGAAATTCCCTCGATGGGCTGTAGCTTTGAAGTACGCAGCCGAGGAAGCGCCCACACGGGTGGAAAATATCTCTGTGAATGTGGGACGCACTGGGGCGTTAACTCCTTTGGCCCAGATGCGCCCGGTACAATTAGCGGGAACGACTGTTTCTCGCGCTACTTTACATAATAGCGATCGCATCCTGCAATTAGATATCCGCATTGGTGATACTGTGATTGTTCGCAAAGCTGGGGAAATTATCCCGGAGGTGGTGCGGGTATTAACAGAACTTCGTCCCGATGATACCGTCCCTTTTATTATGCCCACCCATTGCCCAGTCTGCGGTCAACCAGTGGTGCGAGAATCAGGTGAAGCGGTGACTCGCTGCGTTAATGCTTCCTGTGCGGCTATTCTCAGAGGCGAAATTGAACATTGGGTGAGTCGGGATGCTTTGGATATTAAAGGTATGGGGGAAAAACTGGTACATCAACTAGTAGATAGACATTTGGTGAATTCTGTGGCTGATTTATATGACTTGACAACAGAGCGATTATGTGCATTGGAAAGGATGGGACAAAAATCAGCCCAAAAATTGATTGATGCGATCGCCCAATCAAAAAACCAACCTTGGTCTAGGGTATTATATGGTTTAGGCATCCGTCACGTTGGCAGTGTCAATGCTCAATTATTAACTCAGAAATATCCCACAGTTGAAGAGTTAGCCACAGCGAAGCAATCAGATATTGCCGGTATTTACGGTATTGGTGCGGAAATTGCTCAATCTGTATATCAATGGTTTCGCATTGACGCGAATCATGTTTTGATTGAACGTTTAAAAGCAGAAGGATTACAATTAGCTGCTACTGAGGAAACCACCACAGCTGCTGATGTTAATCAAAACTTAGCTGGTAAAACCTTTGTAATTACTGGCACTCTGCCCAGTTTATCACGGGATGAAGCTAAGGCGTTAATTCAAAAAGCTGGGGGTAAAGTAACTAATTCGGTGAGTAAAAAAACCGATTATTTGCTTGTAGGTGAAGACGCTGGTTCTAAATTAGAGAAAGCGCAAGCGTTGGGAATTACGCAATTAAGTGAAGCTCTGTTGTTGGAGATGTTGTCAAATTAA